The Cyclopterus lumpus isolate fCycLum1 chromosome 1, fCycLum1.pri, whole genome shotgun sequence sequence CGTTCCCCCGTACCCCCGTTCCCCCGTTCCCCCGTacctcgttccctcgttcccccgTTCCCCCGTTCCCccgttccctcgttcccccgttccctcgttcccccgTTCCCCCGTACCCTCGTTCCCCCGTACCCCCGTTCCCCCGTTCCCCCGTacctcgttccctcgttcccccgttcccccgttccctcgttcccccgttccctcgttcccccgTACCTCGTTCCCCCGTTACCccgttccctcgttcccccgTTCCCCTCGTTCCGTTGTTCCCCCGTTCCCTTGTACCCTCGTTCCCTCGTACCCTCGTTCCCCCCGTACCCTCGTTCCcccgttccctcgttccctcgtaCCCCCGTTCCCCCGTACCCCGTaccctcgttccctcgttcccttgttccctcgtTCCCCCGTACCCTCGTTCCCCCGTACCTCGTTCCCCCGTTCCCCCGTACCCCGTACCCTCGTTCCCCCGTACCCTCGTTCCCCCGTACCTCGTTCCCCCGTTCCCCCGTACCCCGTACCCCCGTTCCCCCGTTCCCCCGTacctcgttccctcgttcccccgttcccccgttccctcgttcccccgTACCTCGTTCCCCCGTTCCCCCGTACCCCGTACCCTCGTTCCCCCGTTCCCCCGTACCTCGTaccctcgttccctcgttccctcgttcccccgTACCTCGTTCCCCCGTTCCCCTCGTTCCGTTGTTCCCCCGTTCCCTTGTACCCTTGTaccctcgttccctcgttcccttgtACCCTCGTTCCCTCATTCCCTCGTTTCCCCCGTACCCTCGTTCCCCCGTTCCCCcgttcccttgttccctcgttcccttgttccctcgttccctcgtaCCCCCGTACCCCCGTACCCCCGTTCCCCCGTTCCCTCGTTCCCCTCGTTCCTTCGTTCTCTCGTTCCGttgttcccttgttccctcgttcccttgttCCATTGTaccctcgttccctcgttccctcgttcccccgTTCCCTTGTACCCTCGTtctctcgttccctcgttccctcgttccctcgttcccttgttccctcgttccctcgttccctcatGTTGAAAGGCTAACGTTGTGCTTCTCACGTCCCCAGAAGCTCCCTGCAAGATCAATAAAGTGCTGAGTCACCCCACGCTGCCAATCACCATCACAGCTCAGGAGGACCGGCACATCCAGTTCTTCGATAATAACACAGGtaacatatcatcatcatcatcatcatcatcaccatcatcatcatcaccagctgctgctgcagaggaggCTTTTCTCTCACATTTAAAGGAACAGGACGCCAATTTCACACGTCGAGTCCCAGTAACCCGCtcggctcgggggggggggggggggggggcgttgcgTAATCGTCCGGTGTCTCGGCAGGTGAGGTGCGTGTCAAAAgtctgatgacatcaccaagAATGACATCATCGGGGTTATCCCAGGCGAAAACATTTCTAACGTGAACCTGCGTTACAAATTCAAGTTAttcttagtttgtttttttaatgattatcAGGCTTTAATGAAAGGTGCTactgagttgcattgtgggaaatgtaggagtTGTTTGTAGCGTGACCCAAATACCGGTCAattcttcttttaattaatcCGTCATATTTACACATGTGCTACATattacttaaaaataaataaaaataatgttatcTTTTTGATACTTTTTATAAAAAGTGACTCCTTGTGATTCGCCgtgtttttaatgtatatttctCTTTCTTCACATAAATCTGTATCAAAGTGAcacatatttttcttcttctgctctgttTTTTGAAGGTAAACTGATCCACTCGATGGTCGCTCACCTGGACTCGGTCACGTGTCTCGCCGTGGATCCAAACGGACTTTACCTCATGTCTGGAAGTGAGTGTCAAGCAAAGAGATgtgatatttaatttatattcaaTTTGagtgtgtattagtacacaaAATCCACAGTTTTCTGAATGCAGAAGGTGTCCTTGTTGTTGAAAAGTGTAAACATTTACTTGGTAGCGCATATTaattagtttaaaaagaaaattataacacacacacacacacacacctccatcctCATTGGCTCTcgctcctcccttcctccccagGTCACGACTGCTCCGTCCGCCTGTGGAACATGGAGACCAAGACCTGCATCCAGGAGTTCACCGCCCACCGCAAGAAGTCCGAGGAGTCGATCCACGACGTGGCGTTCCACCCCACCAAGTGCTACATCGGCAGCGCCGGCGCCGACGCGCTCGCCAAGGTCTTCGTATGACCGGGGGAACTCggcgtgggggggggaggggggagtggcCAGCCAAAGAGGGTGGAGCTTGTTCTCCAACCTCCTTGAGGAAGCACAAAGCTGGAGGTGACCGTTTTCCCGGACTGCCCCTTTAAGATTTTGTCAAATATAGGAGGACTTGATttgtcaaataaacacacacacacacatataaacaaacacacacacatataaacaaacacacacacacacacacacacacacacccttttcgGACTTAGGCTGGCCCGGGTCCcgaaacaaacaaacctctGGATGAGACGATgaatgaaacaggaagtggctaaatatatataaaactctCGGTACATTTTTAGTAAAGctggaattattatttttattttttattttaacacataaaaacaaacccCCTCCGGCCTCATTGACCCCCAAACACTCCGGTAAACGCAGCCCGTGTCTGTTGATGCTGCTTTGAAGCATTGTTCATGATTAATGTGCCTTTTTGTTCTTCacaaaacattaattaattatcttttcaaaagtaagaaaaaagaaaacaacacttctttttttttttttttttttaaagaaaattctGTCGTAGGAATGTGAAGACTAAATCCTCATTTCCCCTCAAGACGACGTCCCACTCTGCACAGGATTCCGTGGAtttttgtaattctttttttttatatatatatatatatatatatatatatatatatatatatatattaatttggaGGCATCTTAAATTTCTCCCGTTTTAAGTTGTTCCCCGCAGACCGAAGAAGACTTTTTATTCCGTCTGATTTTGGAGATACCGTGAACGCtgggagaggtcaaaggtcacacgactctctattcttttatttttacggTGCGTGCGCCgtagaaaaagagaaaacggTGTCATAGTCGTGATGCCAAATTAAGAAATTGATTGGTATCAGcagtattaaaaaataataatatttgtctTGAATTGTGAGTTTAAGGCGTCAGTGTGTGGGATGTAGAGGCCTCTAGTGGTGAGATTGCAGATTGCACTCAACCGAATACCCGACGTCGTAGATGTTGATTAGATACGAAGGGctcaaaaacacaataattctTAGTATCAGGATATATACACTAATAAAAACATCGCTATGAATAtttttattccatttctgccaatagatcccatgacatcctacacactggccctttaagagagACGGAAACCACCGCGCTGCAGCACTTTGGCGTCTCTtttaaagtcacacacacacacacacacacacacacatttcccccccgagcacaaacacacacagacgcactcGTTCTGGAGCTCATCTTTTATATTTGAACACTACGgaggacttttattttatttatttatcctgtGTCGTTAATGAGCCTCCACCTTGCACACACGTGACCGCCATGTGACACTTTGAcagttttaaatttaaaaaaacaacaacaacaaatttaTCTGAATTAACAGAAATATTTCTTGGCCGacgttttaatttttttaacattttttttttaaattctttgcAGGGTTGtgaaatattttgtattgaatCTCTTCTGCTTCGTTAGTTTTGATCAACGTTGTGTTGCCGAGGCTCCGTTTGAAAAacctgcttcttttttctttttttttaaaaaatattgtgtatttatctgtttttactttgatcacataaaagtatttattaattacttaACAACGCCAAATTTAAAGCCTCAAGGTGGAAGCGAGACAACGTAATGCAGCACTTTTAGAAACACGAGCTCCTCCCCAGATGTGTAAATGCTTTATATGCTGACTGCCTGAACATATTGTATTTTGagtaattattatcattattaatattacattattggGAGCGATTTactagttgtttttttaaacaggttttgtgtgtttggtgACAGATTTTGGGTTTTTTAAAGACGTGTTCTCTGTTTTACTTGAAAGGTGAAGTTTATTCCTTCGGGGTGTCGTAAGAAGTACAAATACATGACTTTTACCTCTTAGcactacataataataattatttttttgttgctttttacCAAAATGATCATCTCAAAAGAAACGCAGCTGTGAGGGAAACGTCGGGGAGTTTGTGTcggtgtaaaaaaaatacaaaaaaaagggtgaaCAGCAATGTGTACAGTTTTGAAGTATTGAAGCAGAtctatttataaatgtgtaatttaaGGGAAAACCAGTCGAGCCCAGAGATCAAAACTTCAGCTTTTTCCTGTGAAGCGATGTAGAAGGTGTGGACTCTGGTTCACTGtcccttttaaaaacaacaacaataacaatacaacgGAGACGGATTCTGGTAAAAACATTCATTCAGAAAATTAAATTCATGTTCATCCATGTGGATTTTTCTCAAAATACACTAAATTCTCTGATTCCTAGGCTCAAAAAAACACGTttccagtttgttttttttacaattttttttttttacatttatttcgtgtttcatgttatttttgggggaaAAGACTCGCGATGCTCCCTCTGCAattacccataatgcactgctctGCTTACgtttgtgcatttaaaaaaaaagaaaagaaaaaaaaagacgccGCTGAGTTAAACCGCTCAGACAACAGCAGATGTTCTTCAGGGACACTGGATTCAGTGGGAAATAAGAGTGTTTTGTCGATTCAGCGATGAAAATCGAGatatcttgatttatttttaaaaacgaCAACGATACACCAGGAATAATTAGAGAGGGAGAAACGTCACAAAGAAGTTTCGGTAGCCGATGAGTTAAAGTGAGGAAACATGAAGCGGGTCATGATGGTGTGGATGGAGGCCGGTTGTTGGCCGTGGTCGTTAATAACTTGATATCTTGCTTGAGCtgcttatattatattaaaatatttgcaTAAAATTATATTATGTAGAAGAAGCAAAGCTGGTTTTTGGATTAGTTACTCAATGTTTTTGTACGTAACTAATTATTCTTTTAATGTATTATCTAACTTAATTTCGTAGGTTAAGTCAACTAATATTTGCAGCTACATTTTTCGGAGTACGttactttacttttaaatgaAGTCAACTTAATTGTTTAAGTTGATTTAACTTAAATTAGCTTgtaaatttaaattgaattgactTAATTTTGTATGTTAATTTAACTTAAATTAGCTTgtaaatttaaattgaattgactTAATTTTGTATGTTAATTTAACTTAAATTTGCTTgtaaatttaaattgaattgactTAATTTTGTATGTTAATTTAACTTAAATTTGCTTgtaaatttaaattgaattgactTAATTTTGTATGTTAATTTAACTTAAATTTGCTTgtaaatttaaattgaattgactTAATTTTGTATGTTAATTTAACTTAAATTTACTTgtaaatttaaattgaattgactTAATTGTGTATGTTAATTTAACTTAAATTTGCTTGTAAATTTACGTTGAATTGACTTTCAACTTGACTTCACAAATTAGGAAAATTGATTTgttgcatacaaaaaaaatcaagtaaTTCATACAAAAACCAGCTTTGCTTATTCTATGTAATAAATCTATGCAAGAAGTTGCCTCGATTTTTATTAAGTAGATCAAGCAGGATATTTTTGATCCTGTctgcaaataaaataacagtAAGAGGGGTTTTATTTTCTGTACTCAAATATTCCGAcaagaccagaaccagaaccataAACCTGAATGACACCGGACTCCATCCACGTCTACTTTATGTATCACATTCAGAGCAATAAGATCGCTCTGTTCTCATTCATTTAATCCcatttgacatgttttcactttgtttattGAATCTTTCGGAGCAGCtgaacttattttttttttcagattttatattttgttgtcCTCGGTGGCCAAAagcaaaacctttttattcagccTGTAAATGATTGTTGTCCTTAAATGTGTACAGTGAACCTATTAAAGAGATTATAGATGCTAATCTGGCTGTACATTAAGTACATACaggtgttttctttgttgttggggttgtttgtttttgttttttaaatgagagagCGATTTATcattaacaacaataaagaaatatgttGTATATCATGACGTTGAcgtgcttgttttttttttacagcctcaCATGTTGGaaatacagacgcacacacacacacacacacacacacacacacacacaccgcacgcCATGACGACAAAGTATTAATAGATAGTGATTTAGTCAAATATTCAAGTTAATtacctgaagaaaaaaagaaagtaaacataaaatatttaaatgtgctgaCAATGAAatcaacctaaaaaaaaaaaaggtcaaaatacATAAAACTGACGTATTTTGactcacacattttaaactaaatgtaaaGTCTGCGTATGAATTGTCAGATTTGTTTAACAATAGGGACTCATAGTCAACTCTttgtattatacttttttttattctgcacTCACTGGCTCTTTTTGCAGGTGTCTGTGGCTGATCAGCATCAAACATGCATATGACTTGATCAATGTTTTGGGACGGCTTGCATAAATAACCATCCTTCATACATTCAAAATGACAGATATGCCTTATGGGTGGAAGTGGTGTATAAGTCATAATGTTAGTTTTCCTAATGCAAGAACGTTGTTCTAATGGGGGTGGTTCTGATTTTACTTTGGATATTATAATATTGTTATTAACGTTTTAAATATGGACATTTAATAAGATATCACCCTGTAATAATAAAATGGAAAGGAACGGGTATACGTCATTTTTTtctatatacatttatattctatataatatatgtatatttatattatattatatactgtatatttttatatatatgggAAAATCAAatactgaatatattttaattattatatgcCTGTATTATAAACTGGGAAACGGCAGTTATTGTCAGTAACACCGAGGTGTCGTTGCACCTTCCGGCCGCCGGGTGGCTCCGCTGCGCCTTTCGAGGAGGCGCCTCTGCCCGTCAAGGCGAACAGAAGAAGCCGGCTAGCTACTGTAAACAAAAGCCGAGCCGCCCGTCTGTCAAACAAACTCCCAAAACTGCGTCACGTGGACAGGAGAGATGACGTCAGAGACGTCCACGCGACAGTAAAGTAAGTTAAAACGGAGTTTATGATAAAATAATTCAACAATAACCGAGAGATTCACTCGGAAAAATGACCTTTTTAGTGAGCCGGCTAACTAACTAGCACGAAGATGCTAAAGTTGGGACTGAGGGGACGTTGGGTAGCTAACTGTGTGTTTTAAACTAAAGTAttttaactattataactatctatatctatagtTAGTTAGGTTTGATCGGTGTAACGTCAAGCAGCACAGCTGACGTGCACGAGCTTTCACGTGCACGTCAGAGTTAGGCTGAGCCCACGTCGTCACCGCCAGGTGTGAAGTCCTTTCTCAGGGTCCGAATTTAAAGCTCGTTTCTCGGGTGTTCTCTCCAGACTCGGCCGGTGTCCGGCAGCAGTTCAGTCCGGGACCCGGAGCCGCCATGACCCGGCCTGCAGTCTGACTGGAAGATAATGGCTGCAGAGCTGTTTCCCACCAAGAAGCTGGTCCCCTCCGCCTCAGcgagcagcacctcctcctcctcctcctcctcctcctccatccagcagcaccagcagcagaacctcaccaacaacaacacgacCACCGCCGCGCAGGGCGGCTGCAACTGGCAGGGCGTGTTCCCGACCATCCGGGAGAGGTCAGTCTGAGGGGGCACGTCTTAAATATTCAAAGCATCACTTTgggttctttttatttaatttgtactCATTTGTAACACAATAATGTAAGTTTTACTTCCAATACTTTGAAGTACATTTTGACTGATAATACTTAAAAGTTTGAGATCGTGACTCCGGTGTTTCAACTAAAGGATCTGACTCCGTCTTCCATCGCTCCGTATTATACGTTGAATATTcaatatcatattttttttttgttgataaaaTGTCGCGTCCCTGCAGGAATTCAGTCATGTTCAACAATGAGATGATGGCAGATGTTCACTTTGTGGTCGGGCCGCCTGGCGGGACGCAGCGGGTACCGGGACATAAGGTAAAACTTGATTTAACTTGTCACCTTCTAATAAAACCCTGTTTAATAAGGTCAGATTTGCATCTGTTCACGAGAGGTGATCTCATGTCGTTCTCTCTGCGCCGTCCGTCAGTACGTCCTGGCCGTCGGCAGCTCCGTGTTCCACGCCATGTTTTATGGAGAGCTGgcggaggaccaggaggagatCCGGATCCCCGACGTGGAGCCCCCTTCGTTCCTGGCCATGCTGAAGTACGTCGCCCTCAGTACACGTACTTCTCCGTTTGTGTCGCACCGTGAAAAAAAACCGCCCCCCTTTTCCTCTCGCCTCCTCAGGTACATCTACTGCGACGAGATCGACCTGTGTGCCGACACCGTCCTCGCCACCCTCTACGCCGCCAAGAAGTACATCGTGCCTCACCTGGCCCGGGCCTGCGTCAACTTCCTGGAGACCAGCCTGAGCGCCAAGAACGCCTGCGTGCTGCTCTCCCAGAGCTGCCTGTTCGAGGAGCCCGACCTGACGCAGCGCTGCTGGGAGGTGATCGACGCCCAGGCCGAGCTGGCGCTGCGCTCCGAGGGCTTCTGCGACATCGACGCTCAGACGCTGGAGAGCATCCTGCGGCGGGAGACGCTCAACGCCAAAGAGATGGTGGTGTTCGAGGCGGCGCTGAGCTGGGCCGAGGCCGAGTGTCAGCGGCGAGACCTGACGCCGACCATCGAGAACCGCCGCCTGGTGCTGGGGAAGGCCATCTACCTGATCCGCGTGCCCACGATGGTCCTGGAGGACTTCGCCGACGGGGCGGCGCAGTCCGGCGTGCTCACGCTCAACGAGACCAACGACATCTTCCTGTGGTACACCGCCGCCAACAAGCCCGACCTGCTGTTCTGCACCACGCCTCGCAAAGGCCTGGCGCCGCAGCGCTGCCACCGCTTCCAGTCCTGCGCCTACCGGAGCAACCAGTGGCGGTACCGGGGCCGCTGCGACAGCATCCAGTTCGCCGTGGACAAGCGCGTCTTCATCGCCGGCTTCGGCCTGTACGGCTCCAGCTGCGGGTCGGCCGAGTACAACGCCAAGATCGAGCTGAAGCGCCAGGGCGTGTCCATGGCGCAGCGGGTCATCAAGTACTTCTCCGACGGCTCCAGCAGCACGTTCACCGTGTCGTTCGACTACCCGGTGCAGATCGAGCCCGACACGTTCTACACCGCCAGCGTGGTGCTGGACGGCAACGAGCTCAGCTACTTCGGCCAGGAGGGCATGACGGAGGTGCAGTGTGGGAAAGTGACCTTCCAGTTCCAGTGCTCCTCGGACAGCACCAACGGCACCGGGGTGCAGGGGGGCCAGATCCCCGAACTGGTCTTCTACGCCTGAGAGGGGAGGGCGCgagcttttactttgaaggggCGGAGACGATTtcgaaggaggggaggggactCTGGAATTTGCTGCTGAGACTCGGGAGGCGGTTTGATCGGAAAAGGCGCGGATGAAGAAGAACCTCACATTCCTTCAcacctctgttgttgttgatttgtttgtttacagcagCTGTTGTTGAGTTAGGGTCATCACCGTGGTAATTGGATAAAACACCCAGACAGGACGGTGTGTTTCTTGGCTAACGCAGCGTGTTAGATACCCGATAAATCAAAGTACTTcctcacagtttttttttttatcatgttaATGTAATATTGGCACAAAGCATTCCTGATCGATTATGTAAAACGTTGCTCATAATGTCCGAATACGCCCAGAGACGTCAAGGGGAGAGTTACCGTGTCATCACCAGTAACTGCACATTTATACACGGTGTGATGGTACATTTAGTCATAATCCCACAAAAatacactctcactcacacacacacacaactcccaATCTCAGCATTGCTTTGTGCTGATTGGCTGATCCGACCTCGCGTGAGGAGGCGGGGTCTGAAACTTCAAAGCTGTCCCCACAATCTGTTCACGTAATCCCCGAATGTACGTACTATTTTCACGATCAATGTTCTTAATGATTAAtccattttgtattattattattattattattattaatctcgCTGAACAATCAACTAAACGTATAAAAGCTGAAGTCTCTTCCTCAGATCAATTCACTACTCAAACGACATTAAAAGCACTTATAAATGTGCGTTTCAATGCACGCGCCAATACAATAAAAATCACGTCGTCGTCTCCACGACAAAAAGTTCAGTTTTATGAGacgttaaaaatgtttaaaagttgCACATCTGAATTTTTCTCTCATGACGATCCGACTTTGgtttcaatttttttattttaaggatTTGAAAAACATTCCTGTTATTAAAAttgaaggactttttttttttttttaaacggaccAAAAAACGAAGCActactttttctgttttgacctgtgttgttgttgttgttgtttgtttgtttgttctggtATTTGAAGGCTCTCACCTGAGCAGACGACAACATGGCGACGCCTCTCGACAgccgccgccatgttgagagccgcgcAGAGGCAACAAAAATGCTCCGAACTTCAGA is a genomic window containing:
- the LOC117732851 gene encoding BTB/POZ domain-containing protein 3-like, with amino-acid sequence MAAELFPTKKLVPSASASSTSSSSSSSSSIQQHQQQNLTNNNTTTAAQGGCNWQGVFPTIRERNSVMFNNEMMADVHFVVGPPGGTQRVPGHKYVLAVGSSVFHAMFYGELAEDQEEIRIPDVEPPSFLAMLKYIYCDEIDLCADTVLATLYAAKKYIVPHLARACVNFLETSLSAKNACVLLSQSCLFEEPDLTQRCWEVIDAQAELALRSEGFCDIDAQTLESILRRETLNAKEMVVFEAALSWAEAECQRRDLTPTIENRRLVLGKAIYLIRVPTMVLEDFADGAAQSGVLTLNETNDIFLWYTAANKPDLLFCTTPRKGLAPQRCHRFQSCAYRSNQWRYRGRCDSIQFAVDKRVFIAGFGLYGSSCGSAEYNAKIELKRQGVSMAQRVIKYFSDGSSSTFTVSFDYPVQIEPDTFYTASVVLDGNELSYFGQEGMTEVQCGKVTFQFQCSSDSTNGTGVQGGQIPELVFYA